In Streptomyces hawaiiensis, one genomic interval encodes:
- a CDS encoding carbohydrate ABC transporter permease, which translates to MGWRLTLRPYVLIVPALLLTCGILYPFGLGLYYTLFDFSASKPQPDMVGFENYRAVFTQKAFWNSAWVTVLYAVGAALTESVLGVAVALLLHRATLIGRILEKILILPLMIAPVIAAIIWKLMLQPSVGVVNYLLRPFGLGGVQWTDTPTGALLSSIAVDVWVYTPFVAILALAGLRSLPTSPFEAAAVDGAGWWYTFRRLTLPMLWPYVLVAVIFRFMDSLKVFDIIYALTEGGPGDSTVVLQIRAYLEAIRFQRYSFGISYTIVLWAVVYLAAMVLVKHLGKIQRKAAEVTT; encoded by the coding sequence ATGGGGTGGCGGCTCACCCTGCGCCCGTACGTCCTGATCGTCCCGGCCCTGCTGCTGACCTGCGGGATCCTGTACCCCTTCGGGCTCGGGCTGTACTACACGCTGTTCGACTTCTCGGCGAGCAAACCGCAGCCGGACATGGTGGGGTTCGAGAACTACAGAGCCGTCTTCACACAGAAGGCGTTCTGGAACTCGGCGTGGGTGACGGTGCTGTACGCGGTCGGGGCGGCCCTCACCGAGAGCGTGCTCGGTGTGGCCGTCGCCTTGCTGCTGCACCGCGCGACCCTGATCGGCCGGATCCTGGAGAAGATCCTGATCCTTCCGTTGATGATCGCCCCGGTGATCGCGGCGATCATCTGGAAGCTGATGCTCCAGCCATCGGTGGGGGTCGTGAACTACCTGCTCAGGCCCTTCGGTCTGGGCGGGGTGCAGTGGACCGACACTCCGACGGGCGCCCTGCTGTCGTCGATCGCCGTGGACGTGTGGGTGTACACCCCGTTCGTGGCGATCCTCGCCCTGGCCGGTCTGCGGTCGCTGCCCACCTCCCCGTTTGAGGCGGCGGCCGTGGACGGCGCGGGGTGGTGGTACACCTTCCGCCGGCTGACCCTGCCGATGCTGTGGCCCTACGTCCTGGTCGCGGTGATCTTCCGGTTCATGGACTCGCTGAAGGTGTTCGACATCATCTACGCCCTGACGGAAGGCGGGCCGGGTGACTCGACCGTCGTCCTCCAGATCCGGGCGTACCTGGAAGCCATCCGCTTCCAGCGCTACTCCTTCGGCATCTCCTACACGATCGTGCTGTGGGCGGTGGTGTACCTGGCCGCGATGGTGCTGGTGAAGCACCTGGGGAAGATCCAGCGGAAGGCCGCGGAGGTGACCACATGA
- a CDS encoding ABC transporter ATP-binding protein: MIRLSGIRKAYGRTVALDGLELEVEEGEFFCLLGPSGAGKTTTLKTVAGLEPPDTGTVALDGKDMRGVEPYDRGVAMCFESYALYPHRSAYDNLASPLRSPRHRLPAAEARQRIGAVAELLGISGLLDRPVGQLSNGQRQRVALGRVLVRPARAFLLDEPLSHLDAKLRQQMRAELKAIGAVQHTTTLYVTHDSVEALALGDRIGVIREGRITQTGTREEIWYQPYDTEVARAFGRPRINLLPGVVTESGVRSDGGVDLPVRAQAAPGTDVLVGLRPRDIALQGEGHELTGTVYVTEVLGRSVEVTVRLGTGEQRVSLVVPRADAARLRPDDPVRLVVRPENLLLFEADRPERPGRRIETQP; this comes from the coding sequence GTGATCCGGCTGAGCGGGATACGCAAGGCGTACGGCAGGACCGTCGCGCTCGACGGGCTCGAACTGGAGGTGGAAGAGGGTGAGTTCTTCTGCCTGCTCGGGCCGTCCGGCGCGGGCAAGACCACCACCCTGAAGACCGTCGCCGGGCTCGAACCGCCCGACACCGGCACGGTCGCGCTCGACGGCAAGGACATGCGGGGTGTCGAACCCTACGACCGGGGCGTGGCGATGTGCTTCGAGAGCTACGCCCTCTACCCGCACCGCTCTGCCTACGACAACCTGGCCTCGCCGCTGCGCTCGCCCCGGCACCGGCTGCCCGCCGCCGAGGCCCGGCAGCGGATCGGCGCGGTCGCCGAACTGCTCGGCATCTCCGGGCTGCTGGACCGGCCGGTCGGGCAGCTGTCCAACGGCCAGCGGCAGCGCGTCGCCCTCGGACGGGTCCTGGTCCGCCCGGCCCGGGCCTTCCTTCTCGACGAGCCGCTCTCCCACCTCGACGCCAAACTCCGCCAGCAGATGCGGGCCGAGCTGAAGGCCATCGGGGCCGTGCAGCACACCACCACCCTCTATGTCACCCACGACTCGGTCGAGGCGCTGGCGCTCGGCGACCGGATCGGGGTCATCCGGGAGGGCCGGATCACGCAGACGGGCACCCGGGAGGAGATCTGGTACCAGCCGTACGACACGGAGGTCGCGCGGGCCTTCGGGCGGCCCCGGATCAACCTGCTGCCGGGGGTGGTGACGGAGAGCGGGGTGCGCTCGGACGGCGGTGTGGACCTGCCGGTGCGGGCGCAGGCCGCGCCGGGCACGGACGTCCTCGTCGGTCTGCGCCCCCGGGACATCGCCCTGCAGGGCGAGGGCCACGAGCTGACGGGGACCGTGTACGTCACCGAGGTGCTCGGCCGGTCCGTCGAGGTCACCGTCCGGCTCGGGACCGGGGAGCAGCGGGTGTCGCTGGTGGTCCCCCGGGCGGACGCGGCGCGCCTTCGTCCGGACGATCCGGTACGGCTCGTGGTCCGGCCTGAGAACCTGCTGCTGTTCGAGGCCGACCGGCCGGAGCGACCGGGACGACGGATAGAGACACAGCCATGA
- a CDS encoding ABC transporter ATP-binding protein: MASGTGLELRELRKTYRSRGRPPVDAVRGIDLSLGSGELLGLLGPSGCGKSTTLRMIAGLEAVTGGDILVGGASVVERPAQRRNIGVAFENYALYPPLSVAENLAFGLKARRRAARGDVERKVKEIAERVGLTDLLDARPAGLSSGQKQRVSLARALIREPDVLLLDEPLSHLDAAQRDTTRRELKRIQKDLGHTTILVTHDQEEALSLADRIAVMKDGVIQQLGTPYEIYDHPANVFVADFVGEPAITLLPGISGGDGHARLSDTVRVALPVPVERGREVVVGIRPEDVRLTAEGGLSARVVAHEPLLESGLATLALDGVERHLVVLTDPEVRLAHDERVRVAADPGHTRVFDAETGESLR, from the coding sequence ATGGCGAGCGGAACGGGACTGGAGCTACGTGAACTGCGTAAGACCTATCGGTCGCGGGGGCGGCCTCCGGTGGACGCCGTACGCGGCATCGACCTGAGCCTCGGTTCCGGGGAGCTGCTCGGGCTCCTCGGCCCCTCCGGCTGCGGCAAGTCGACCACGCTGCGCATGATCGCCGGGCTGGAGGCGGTGACCGGCGGGGACATCCTGGTCGGCGGGGCGTCGGTCGTCGAACGGCCCGCCCAGCGGCGGAACATCGGGGTGGCGTTCGAGAACTACGCGCTGTATCCGCCGCTGTCGGTCGCGGAGAACCTGGCGTTCGGGCTGAAGGCCCGCAGGAGGGCGGCCCGGGGCGATGTCGAGCGCAAGGTGAAGGAGATCGCTGAGCGGGTCGGCCTGACCGACCTCCTGGACGCCCGCCCGGCGGGTCTCTCCAGCGGCCAGAAGCAGCGGGTCTCCCTGGCCCGGGCCCTGATCCGGGAGCCCGACGTGCTGCTCCTCGACGAGCCCCTCTCCCACCTGGACGCGGCCCAGCGCGACACGACCCGCCGTGAACTCAAGCGCATCCAGAAGGACCTGGGCCACACCACCATCCTGGTCACCCACGACCAGGAGGAGGCCCTCTCCCTCGCCGACCGGATCGCCGTGATGAAGGACGGCGTCATCCAGCAGCTCGGCACCCCCTACGAGATCTACGACCACCCGGCCAACGTCTTCGTCGCGGACTTCGTCGGCGAGCCCGCGATCACCCTGTTGCCCGGCATCTCCGGCGGCGACGGTCACGCCCGGCTTTCCGACACGGTGCGCGTCGCGCTGCCCGTACCGGTGGAGCGGGGTCGTGAGGTGGTGGTCGGGATCCGCCCCGAGGACGTCCGGCTCACCGCCGAAGGCGGCCTGTCCGCCCGGGTCGTCGCCCATGAACCGCTCCTTGAGTCGGGCCTGGCGACCCTCGCGCTGGACGGGGTCGAACGGCATCTGGTCGTCCTCACCGACCCCGAGGTGCGGCTCGCCCACGACGAGCGGGTCCGGGTCGCCGCCGACCCCGGGCACACCCGTGTCTTCGACGCCGAGACAGGAGAATCCCTGCGATGA
- a CDS encoding glycerophosphodiester phosphodiesterase family protein, translating into MQLGRRSLLLAAAAGTATATTAAAQPRKDGGPVVIGHRGAAGWRPEHTAASYTYAVQTGADWIEPDLVPTKDHVLVVRHENEISQTTDVSRHPEFADRRTAKTVDGRPVTGWFTEDFTLAELKTLRAVERLPAVRNRNTVFDGREEVMTFQEVVDLARRLSREHGRTIAVFPETKHPTYFRSLGLPLEPRLAAAIRRNRLGRRECVVQSFEPTSLRRIAAERLGVPLWQALGTTGGPYDLVTAGDPTTYEDMMSPAGLARIATYADWIGPDKSSVAGTSLVADAHAAGLRIGPYTFRAENQFLPARFRRGSGANDFGDAFAEYTLYYRMGVDAVVTDFPDLAVMARRSG; encoded by the coding sequence ATGCAGCTCGGACGGAGATCCCTCCTGCTCGCGGCGGCCGCGGGGACCGCCACGGCCACCACGGCGGCGGCCCAGCCCCGCAAGGATGGCGGTCCGGTCGTCATCGGCCACCGCGGCGCGGCCGGCTGGCGCCCGGAGCACACGGCGGCCTCGTACACGTACGCCGTGCAGACGGGCGCCGACTGGATCGAACCGGACCTGGTGCCGACGAAGGACCACGTGCTGGTGGTCCGGCACGAGAACGAGATCTCCCAGACGACCGACGTGTCCCGCCACCCGGAGTTCGCGGACCGCCGTACGGCGAAGACGGTCGACGGCCGGCCGGTGACCGGCTGGTTCACGGAGGACTTCACGCTGGCCGAACTGAAGACCCTGCGGGCGGTGGAGCGGCTGCCCGCGGTCCGCAACCGCAACACCGTCTTCGACGGGCGCGAGGAGGTCATGACCTTCCAGGAGGTCGTGGACCTGGCGCGGCGGCTGTCGCGGGAACACGGCCGGACGATCGCGGTCTTCCCGGAGACCAAGCACCCCACGTACTTCCGCTCCCTCGGCCTGCCGTTGGAGCCGAGGCTGGCGGCCGCGATCCGCCGGAACCGGCTCGGGCGGCGCGAGTGCGTGGTGCAGTCGTTCGAGCCGACGAGCCTGCGGCGGATCGCGGCGGAGCGGCTGGGGGTGCCGCTGTGGCAGGCGCTGGGGACGACGGGCGGGCCCTACGACCTGGTCACGGCCGGTGATCCGACGACGTACGAGGACATGATGAGCCCGGCGGGACTGGCGCGGATCGCCACGTACGCGGACTGGATCGGGCCGGACAAGTCCTCCGTCGCCGGCACGTCGCTCGTCGCGGACGCGCACGCGGCGGGGCTGCGGATCGGGCCGTACACCTTCCGCGCGGAGAACCAGTTCCTGCCGGCGCGGTTCCGGCGCGGGAGTGGAGCGAACGATTTCGGGGACGCGTTCGCCGAATACACGCTGTACTACCGCATGGGGGTCGATGCGGTCGTAACCGACTTCCCGGACCTGGCGGTGATGGCGAGGAGGAGCGGATGA
- a CDS encoding DsbA family protein has product MSDKTPVDFWFDPLCPWAWMTSRWVLEVEKVRDIEVRWHVMSLAVLNENRLDELPEEYREMLETKAWGPVRVVIAARQEHGPAVLGDFYTALGTRIHNQAEGPGKETVAAALKDVGLPESLLEHWDSTPYEAELRASHKEGIDKVGQDVGTPVIAVPGSDGEQIAFFGPVVTPAPQGEEAGRLWDGTLAVASVPGFYEIKRTRTKGPDFSNL; this is encoded by the coding sequence ATGTCGGACAAGACCCCCGTCGATTTCTGGTTCGACCCGCTGTGCCCCTGGGCCTGGATGACCTCCCGTTGGGTGCTGGAGGTGGAGAAGGTCAGGGACATCGAGGTTCGCTGGCATGTCATGAGCCTCGCCGTGCTCAACGAGAACAGGCTGGACGAACTGCCCGAGGAATACCGCGAGATGCTGGAGACCAAGGCGTGGGGCCCCGTCCGGGTCGTCATAGCCGCGCGGCAGGAGCACGGCCCCGCGGTCCTCGGCGACTTCTACACCGCGCTCGGTACCCGCATCCACAACCAGGCCGAGGGTCCCGGCAAGGAGACGGTCGCCGCCGCCCTGAAGGACGTGGGCCTGCCCGAGTCCCTCCTGGAGCACTGGGACTCCACCCCGTACGAGGCGGAGCTGCGCGCCTCCCACAAGGAGGGCATCGACAAGGTCGGCCAGGACGTCGGCACCCCGGTCATCGCCGTGCCCGGCTCGGACGGCGAGCAGATCGCCTTCTTCGGCCCGGTCGTCACCCCGGCCCCGCAGGGCGAGGAGGCCGGCCGCCTCTGGGACGGCACCCTCGCCGTGGCCTCGGTCCCCGGCTTCTACGAGATCAAGCGCACCCGCACCAAGGGCCCGGACTTCTCCAACCTGTAG
- a CDS encoding DeoR/GlpR family DNA-binding transcription regulator: MSSNSSAGQQGPAARQAAMAELVLADGTATAAELAERFGVSLMTIHRDLDELERQGIVRKFRGGVTAQPSGVFESNVQYRLKTMRAQKAAVAEHALRMVEPGMAILLDDSTSTLEIARRLRTAEVTPLTVVTNFLEAINLLSDQRGIHLMALGGDYDPLHSSFLGVSCVEAVEQLRVDVCFASTSAVHGGYAYHQEQHIVSVKRAMLDAAARNVLLIDHTKLGRVALHRVVPLARFDTLLVDDGASPEALRDLDEHKVRYEVCATKGGHGERNGTGAT, from the coding sequence ATGAGCAGCAACAGCAGTGCTGGACAGCAGGGGCCGGCGGCGCGGCAGGCCGCGATGGCCGAGCTTGTGCTGGCCGACGGTACGGCGACGGCGGCGGAACTCGCCGAGCGGTTCGGGGTGAGCCTGATGACCATCCACCGGGACCTGGACGAGCTCGAACGGCAGGGCATCGTACGGAAGTTCCGGGGCGGGGTGACCGCGCAGCCGTCGGGGGTCTTCGAGTCGAACGTGCAGTACCGGCTGAAGACCATGCGGGCTCAGAAGGCCGCCGTCGCCGAGCACGCGCTGCGGATGGTGGAGCCCGGGATGGCGATCCTGCTGGACGACTCCACGTCCACGCTGGAGATAGCCAGGCGGCTGCGCACGGCCGAGGTGACGCCCCTGACGGTCGTCACCAACTTCCTGGAGGCGATCAACCTCCTCTCCGACCAGCGGGGCATCCACCTGATGGCGCTCGGCGGCGACTACGACCCGCTGCACTCCTCGTTCCTCGGGGTGTCGTGCGTGGAGGCGGTCGAGCAGCTCCGGGTGGACGTGTGCTTCGCGTCGACGTCGGCCGTGCACGGGGGTTACGCCTACCACCAGGAGCAGCACATCGTGTCCGTGAAGCGGGCGATGCTCGACGCGGCGGCACGGAACGTCCTGTTGATCGACCACACCAAGCTCGGCCGGGTCGCCCTGCACCGGGTCGTCCCGCTGGCCCGTTTCGACACGCTCCTCGTGGACGACGGGGCGTCGCCGGAGGCACTGCGGGATCTGGACGAGCACAAGGTCCGTTACGAGGTTTGCGCGACGAAGGGCGGCCATGGCGAGCGGAACGGGACTGGAGCTACGTGA
- a CDS encoding carbohydrate ABC transporter permease: protein MRKRLVGWLCDAALVLYFVFALFPIAWMVILSLKPTDQLFSTYFSFSPTLDGYRTVLGDSEGIPFVRFFVNSLVVSVGAVVLSLVVGLPAAYASARWRFKGSENLMFTLLSFRFAPELTVIIPLFVLYQKLGLFDTYVGMVWVLQLVTLPLIVWIMRSYFADLTPELEQAALLDGYTRKQAFFKVALPLVKPGIAAVSLLAFIFAWNNFVFPLILTSNEAQTVTVGALSFLGGDRPKYNLTAAAALVSVVPPLLLALTIQRYLVRGLSFGAVKS, encoded by the coding sequence ATGAGGAAACGCCTGGTGGGGTGGTTGTGCGACGCCGCCCTCGTCCTCTACTTCGTCTTCGCGCTGTTCCCGATCGCCTGGATGGTGATCCTGTCGCTGAAGCCGACCGACCAGCTCTTCTCCACCTACTTCTCCTTCTCCCCCACCCTCGACGGCTACCGGACGGTCCTCGGCGACAGCGAGGGCATCCCGTTCGTGCGGTTCTTCGTCAACAGCCTGGTGGTGTCGGTGGGGGCGGTCGTGCTGTCGCTGGTGGTGGGGCTGCCGGCGGCGTACGCCTCGGCGCGGTGGCGGTTCAAGGGCTCGGAGAACCTGATGTTCACGCTGCTGTCGTTCCGCTTCGCACCCGAACTGACCGTCATCATCCCGCTGTTCGTGCTGTACCAGAAGCTCGGTCTGTTCGACACGTACGTCGGCATGGTCTGGGTGCTGCAACTGGTGACGCTGCCGTTGATCGTGTGGATCATGCGGTCCTACTTCGCCGATCTGACACCGGAGCTGGAGCAGGCCGCCCTGCTCGACGGCTACACCCGCAAGCAGGCGTTCTTCAAGGTCGCCCTGCCGCTGGTCAAGCCGGGCATCGCGGCCGTGTCGCTGCTGGCGTTCATCTTCGCCTGGAACAACTTCGTCTTCCCGCTGATCCTCACCTCCAACGAGGCCCAGACCGTGACCGTGGGCGCGCTGTCGTTCCTCGGCGGGGACCGGCCGAAGTACAACCTGACGGCCGCCGCCGCGCTGGTGTCCGTCGTACCGCCGCTGCTGCTGGCGCTGACGATCCAGCGCTACCTGGTGCGGGGCCTGTCGTTCGGGGCGGTGAAGTCGTGA
- a CDS encoding FGGY-family carbohydrate kinase has product MYVGIDVGTSMVKAAAFDAMGRELAVASRPVDLSLHGGVVEQDMEEVYGAVVAVLGEVTGRVPEPVELAGLTGQGDGVWLVDGEGRPVRPAASWMDGRAHDLVDRWLADGTFETVFRRTGSAMFPGCPGPLLAWLDRHEPKALDAAKAALYCKDMVFQRLTGAGPATDVSDASMPFLDPRTRSYDNRVVELLGLAHHRGLLAPVSDPVATAETLGEGLPSGTRIANGPYDLPACALGAGVTSPGDGLLIVGTCLASLVATTELDLTGEPAGLYISTDRPGHWLRAMPAMVGTAALDWVLSTTGVRHDEVDGLLAGTPPGAHGVRVLPYFAPSGERAPFVEPRLRAELTGVSLESTRGDLVRATCEGIGYAARHCLEAAGLTGNLAVCGGGTRSAAWMRLLADVLGRPLRVVEGEVGARGAVLAAAGRYGVPLDAEAWTAPTAVVEPDPDRVAFHTRGYQEHLDRLTRARDQARQ; this is encoded by the coding sequence ATGTACGTCGGTATCGATGTGGGCACGTCCATGGTCAAGGCGGCGGCGTTCGACGCCATGGGCCGTGAACTGGCCGTGGCCTCCCGCCCGGTGGACCTCTCCCTGCACGGCGGAGTCGTCGAGCAGGACATGGAGGAGGTGTACGGGGCGGTCGTCGCCGTGCTCGGGGAGGTCACCGGACGGGTACCGGAGCCGGTCGAGCTGGCCGGGCTCACGGGGCAGGGCGACGGGGTGTGGCTGGTCGACGGCGAGGGCAGGCCGGTACGCCCCGCCGCCTCCTGGATGGACGGGCGGGCGCACGACCTGGTCGACCGGTGGCTGGCGGACGGCACGTTCGAGACGGTGTTCCGGCGGACGGGCAGCGCGATGTTCCCGGGCTGCCCGGGCCCGCTGCTGGCGTGGCTCGACCGTCACGAACCGAAGGCGCTGGACGCCGCGAAGGCCGCCCTGTACTGCAAGGACATGGTGTTCCAGCGGCTGACGGGAGCCGGTCCGGCGACGGATGTGTCGGACGCGTCGATGCCGTTCCTGGACCCGCGGACCCGAAGCTACGACAACCGGGTCGTCGAACTGCTGGGGCTGGCGCACCACCGGGGTCTGCTCGCCCCGGTCAGCGACCCGGTCGCGACCGCCGAGACCCTGGGCGAGGGCCTGCCGTCCGGGACCCGGATCGCGAACGGGCCGTACGATCTGCCGGCCTGCGCGCTGGGCGCCGGGGTGACGTCCCCGGGGGACGGCCTGCTGATCGTCGGCACGTGTCTGGCCAGCCTGGTCGCCACCACCGAGCTCGATCTGACCGGGGAACCGGCGGGCCTGTACATCTCCACCGACCGGCCCGGGCACTGGCTGCGCGCCATGCCCGCCATGGTCGGCACGGCGGCGCTGGACTGGGTGCTGTCGACGACCGGCGTGCGGCACGACGAGGTGGACGGCCTGCTGGCCGGGACGCCGCCGGGCGCGCACGGTGTCCGGGTGCTGCCGTACTTCGCGCCCTCCGGCGAACGGGCCCCCTTCGTCGAACCGCGGCTGCGTGCCGAACTCACCGGTGTCTCCCTGGAGTCGACCCGGGGCGATCTGGTCCGCGCCACCTGCGAGGGCATCGGGTACGCGGCCCGGCACTGCCTGGAGGCGGCGGGCCTCACCGGGAACCTGGCCGTCTGCGGCGGCGGCACCCGCAGTGCCGCCTGGATGCGGCTGCTGGCCGATGTGCTCGGGCGGCCGCTGCGGGTCGTCGAGGGCGAGGTGGGCGCGCGGGGGGCGGTCCTGGCGGCGGCCGGGCGGTACGGGGTGCCGCTGGACGCGGAGGCGTGGACGGCACCGACGGCGGTCGTCGAGCCGGACCCGGACCGGGTGGCGTTCCACACCAGGGGCTACCAGGAGCACCTGGACCGGCTGACCCGGGCCAGGGACCAGGCACGTCAGTGA
- a CDS encoding 2-hydroxyacid dehydrogenase codes for MTSGNSVRVVAAGDHFVLPSLITRAVRHEVERADVEELRLGWPLEPFGPVAEVQEASDAEDRMIEALAGAEVLVTQMGPVTERVLAACPDLKLVVVCRGGPVNVNLDAAKNRDVRVCFAPGRNAAATAEFTVGLMLSALRRIPQAHAPLAGQGSWEGATYYTYEQSGLELEDLPVGLVGYGAVGSRVARVLCAFGARVMVYDPYVHGEIHGLRVTSLDDLLRRSRVITLHARLTPETRGLIGARELGLLPSGAVVVNVARGPLLDEGALCDALESGRVSAAALDTYEREPLPAESRLLALADRVVLTPHLGGASRAVAEKAARIAAEEVGRWVRGEPLAHCLT; via the coding sequence ATGACCTCCGGAAACAGTGTGCGGGTGGTGGCCGCCGGCGACCACTTCGTCCTGCCCTCGCTGATCACGCGGGCGGTGCGGCACGAGGTGGAGCGGGCGGACGTCGAGGAACTGCGACTCGGCTGGCCGCTGGAGCCGTTCGGGCCGGTCGCCGAGGTGCAGGAGGCCAGTGACGCCGAGGACCGGATGATCGAGGCGCTGGCCGGGGCGGAGGTCCTCGTCACGCAGATGGGGCCGGTGACGGAGAGGGTCCTCGCCGCCTGCCCGGATCTGAAGCTGGTCGTGGTCTGCCGGGGCGGGCCGGTCAACGTCAACCTCGACGCGGCGAAGAACCGTGACGTGCGGGTGTGCTTCGCGCCGGGCCGCAACGCCGCCGCCACGGCCGAGTTCACCGTCGGCCTGATGCTGTCGGCCCTGCGCCGCATCCCCCAGGCGCACGCCCCGCTCGCCGGGCAGGGCAGCTGGGAGGGGGCGACGTACTACACGTACGAGCAGAGCGGACTGGAGCTGGAGGACCTGCCCGTCGGGCTGGTCGGGTACGGGGCCGTCGGCAGCCGGGTCGCGCGCGTGCTGTGCGCGTTCGGGGCGCGGGTGATGGTCTACGACCCGTATGTGCACGGCGAGATCCACGGCCTGCGCGTGACCTCGCTCGACGATCTCCTGCGCCGCTCCCGGGTGATCACCCTGCACGCCCGGCTCACGCCCGAGACGCGGGGACTGATCGGCGCCCGCGAGCTGGGGCTGCTGCCGTCCGGCGCGGTGGTGGTGAACGTGGCCCGGGGTCCGCTGCTGGACGAGGGCGCGCTGTGCGACGCGCTGGAGAGCGGCCGGGTGTCGGCGGCGGCGCTCGACACGTACGAGCGGGAGCCGCTGCCGGCGGAGTCCCGGCTCCTGGCACTGGCCGACCGCGTGGTCCTCACCCCCCACCTGGGCGGGGCGTCGCGCGCGGTCGCGGAGAAGGCCGCCCGGATCGCCGCCGAAGAGGTGGGCCGCTGGGTGCGCGGGGAGCCGCTCGCGCACTGTCTGACCTGA